The Rhododendron vialii isolate Sample 1 chromosome 8a, ASM3025357v1 genome has a window encoding:
- the LOC131336367 gene encoding uncharacterized protein LOC131336367, with protein sequence MRLVENCTSLNSLLIHDEGSREGLFHFITQSRCKLQKLDLRLPLDLEDNHLLAVAEKFRGLRTMALAMSNELEELALVNCNLEPGVLTTLGQKFRNLRNLDLSYNEMLADEESILMLASCNCLRDLKVTVCEGLTNASLVAMFNSCKQLEFVDIKNCPGIGVEAVELFVLNCLQLVVLYVEESKVSDVSRSWSSKKFISIVAV encoded by the exons ATGAGGTTGGTAGAGAATTGTACATCTCTGAATTCTCTGTTAATCCACGATGAAGGTAGCAGAGAGGGTTTGTTTCATTTCATTACTCAGAGCCGTTGTAAGTTGCAAAAACTTGATTTACGTTTGCCTCTTGACCTCGAAGACAATCACTTGTTGGCCGTGGCTGAGAAGTTCAGGG GGCTTAGGACTATGGCGTTAGCCATGAGTAATGAGCTTGAAGAATTGGCTTTGGTAAATTGCAACTTGGAACCTGGAGTTTTGACCACTCTAGGACAGAAGTTTCGAAATCTGAGGAATTTGGACTTGTCTTACAATGAGATGTTGGCAGACGAAGAGTCTATATTGATGCTTGCGTCATGTAATTGTTTGAGGGACTTGAAGGTGACGGTGTGTGAAGGATTGACAAATGCATCCTTGGTTGCAATGTTTAATAGCTGTAAGCAGTTGGAGTTTGTAGATATAAAGAATTGTCCTGGGATAGGGGTAGAGGCTGTTgagttatttgttttgaattgtcTGCAGTTGGTTGTCTTATATGTTGAAGAGAGCAAGGTTTCAGACGTTTCCAGGTCTTGGTCTTCGAAGAAATTCATTTCTATTGTTGCTGTTTGA
- the LOC131298826 gene encoding F-box/LRR-repeat protein 4-like isoform X2, translating to MDGILCDELLEEVLRRIPFCSSSAAVSLVSKRWLRLHRSSEICIFLRLSPDNCKPPSLSSFLSDFPRLALLFVTIGGGGGGDDVSSFPDQILLSVASSCPKLRALTVKPGPVSLFPLLSLSTLCPHLTSLNIVLCRPFSFPWLVFLHSLKKLTVVLNPVPGEFEQVDASIRNFNAELKLETLVLDGIRRGDYGFDSLWKSCKKLKRLELYHCEGIGDDSSVSSFVNCFKDLQELELRICGSIGNEILSSLVEHCTSLNAPLIHNYDKGSGEGLLQFITQSRCILRKLDLCLPFDLENNHLFAVAEKFSALSSLRLRSCFLVTGDGLKTMALAMGNKLEELGLVHCKVEPGLLTTLGQSFRNLRKLDLSSNDKLVDEEFISMLASFNCLTELIVRGCEGLTNASLVSMFKCCKQLEIVDIMNCPGIGAEAVELFVLNCLQLRMLFVEESKISDVSRSWSSKKFIAVVAV from the exons atgGACGGAATCCTCTGCGACGAGCTTCTAGAAGAAGTCCTCCGCCGTATCCCTTTTTGCTCCTCCAGCGCCGCTGTCTCCCTCGTCTCCAAGCGGTGGCTCCGCCTCCACCGATCTTCCGAAATCTGCATTTTTCTCCGCCTCTCACCTGACAACTGTAagcccccctccctctcctctTTCCTCTCAGACTTCCCTCGCCTCGCCCTCCTCTTTGTCACCatcggcggcggcggtggcggcGACGACGTCTCGAGTTTCCCCGATCAGATCCTTCTCTCCGTCGCCTCGTCCTGTCCCAAGCTGAGAGCTCTCACCGTCAAGCCTGGGCCagtctctctcttccctctgctttctctctctaccttgtGCCCTCACCTCACCTCTCTCAACATCGTCCTATGCAGACCCTTCTCTTTCCCCTGGCTCGTCTTCTTACACTCTCTTAAAAAACTCACCGTCGTTCTCAACCCCGTCCCGGGCGAATTCGAACAAGTCGATGCTTCAATACGTAACTTCAACGCTGAGTTGAAattagaaaccctagttttggaTGGGATTCGACGCGGCGATTACGGTTTCGATTCACTGTGGAAAAGCTGTAAAAAACTGAAGAGACTGGAGCTGTATCACTGCGAAGGAATCGGCGATGATTCATCGGTTTCATCGTTTGTTAATTGCTTCAAGGACCTCCAAGAATTGGAATTAAGGATTTGCGGATCCATCGGTAATGAAATTTTGTCGAGTTTGGTTGAGCATTGTACGTCTCTGAACGCTCCGTTAATCCACAACTACGACAAAGGTAGCGGAGAGGGTTTGCTTCAATTCATTACTCAGAGCCGTTGTATTCTGCGGAAACTCGATTTATGTTTACCTTTCGACCTCGAAAACAATCACTTATTTGCCGTGGCTGAGAAGTTCAGCGCTTTGTCTAGTCTTCGGTTACGTAGTTGTTTTCTTGTTACTGGTGATGGGCTTAAGACGATGGCGTTAGCCATGGGTAATAAACTTGAAGAATTGGGTTTGGTACATTGCAAAGTGGAACCTGGGTTGTTGACAACTTTGGGACAGAGCTTTAGAAATTTGAGGAAGTTGGACTTGTCTTCTAATGACAAGTTGGTGGATGAAGAGTTTATTTCGATGCTTGCGTCGTTTAATTGTTTGACAGAATTGATCGTGAGGGGGTGTGAAGGATTGACAAATGCATCCTTGGTTTCGATGTTTAAGTGCTGTAAGCAGTTGGAGATTGTAGATATAATGAATTGTCCTGGAATTGGGGCAGAGGCTGTTgagttatttgttttgaattgtcTGCAATTGAGGATGTTATTTGTTGAAGAGAGCAAGATTTCAGATGTTTCCAG GTCTTGGTCTTCGAAGAAATTCATTGCAGTTGTTGCTGTTTGA
- the LOC131298826 gene encoding uncharacterized protein LOC131298826 isoform X1 — protein MDSILSDELLEEVLNRLPCGPFFAPSIAVVSLVSKRWLRLYRSTKFNLFLRLSPDNGISSFLSHFPHLSFLFIVIDRGHNDVDFSNFSDRILLSVASSCPKLTGLHLEHGPPVSLFPLLSLSTSCPHLDSLSISLSRPISFHWLDFLPSLEKLTVVFNPVPGEFEQVDTSKRNFNAELKLRTLVFDGIRRGDYGFDSLLKSCKNLRRLELYRCEGIGDDSSVSSIVNCFNGLQEVILRWCGSIVNDILMRLVENCTSLNSLLIHHKVEGSEEGLFHFITQSRCNLQKLDLRLPLDLEDNHLLAVAEKFRGLLSLRLCSCYVVTAEGLRTMVLAMSNKLEELALINCKVEPGLLTTLGQSFRNLRKLDLSYNEMLVDEEFILMLASCNCLKNLKVRGCEGLTNASLVSMFKSCKQLESADIMDCPGIGAEAVELFVLNCLRLRALHVEDSKVSDVSRSWSSKKFIAVVAV, from the coding sequence atggacagTATCCTGAGCGACGAGCTCCTAGAAGAAGTTCTCAACCGCCTCCCTTGTGGTCCCTTTTTTGCCCCCTCTATCGCCGTCGTCTCCCTCGTCTCCAAGCGGTGGCTCCGCCTCTACCGCTCTACCAAGTTCAACCTCTTTCTCCGCCTCTCCCCTGACAACGGTAtctcctctttcctctctcacttccctcACCTCTCCTTCCTCTTTATCGTCATCGACCGCGGCCACAACGACGTCGACTTCTCGAATTTTTCCGATCGGATCCTCCTCTCGGTCGCCTCGTCCTGTCCCAAGCTGACAGGTCTCCATCTCGAACATGGGCCACCagtctctctcttccctctgctttctctctctacctcatgCCCTCACCTCGACTCCCTCAGCATCTCCCTATCTAGACCCATCTCTTTCCACTGGCTTGACTTCTTACCCTCTCTTGAAAAACTCACCGTTGTTTTCAACCCTGTCCCGGGCGAATTCGAACAAGTCGATACTTCGAAACGTAACTTCAACGCTGAGCTGAAATTAAGAACCCTAGTTTTCGATGGGATTCGACGTGGCGATTACGGTTTTGATTCGCTGTTGAAAAGTTGCAAAAATCTTAGGAGACTGGAGCTGTATCGCTGCGAAGGAATTGGTGATGATTCGTCCGTTTCATCGATTGTTAATTGCTTCAACGGCCTCCAAGAAGTGATATTGAGGTGGTGTGGTTCGATAGTTAATGACATTTTAATGAGATTGGTAGAGAATTGTACATCTCTGAACTCTCTGTTAATCCACCACAAAGTCGAAGGTAGCGAAGAGGGTTTGTTTCATTTCATTACTCAGAGCCGTTGTAATTTGCAAAAACTCGATTTACGTTTACCTCTTGACCTCGAAGACAATCACTTATTGGCCGTGGCTGAGAAGTTCAGGGGTTTGTTGTCTCTTCGGTTGTGTAGTTGTTATGTTGTTACTGCTGAAGGGCTTAGGACTATGGTGTTGGCAATGAGTAATAAGCTTGAAGAATTGGCATTGATAAATTGCAAAGTGGAACCTGGGTTGTTGACCACTTTAGGACAAAGTTTTAGAAATCTGAGGAAGTTGGACTTGTCTTATAATGAGATGTTGGTGGATGAAGAGTTTATATTGATGCTTGCGTCGTGTAATTGTTTGAAGAACTTGAAGGTGAGGGGGTGTGAAGGATTGACAAATGCATCCTTGGTTTCGATGTTTAAGAGCTGTAAGCAGTTGGAATCTGCAGATATAATGGATTGTCCTGGGATTGGGGCAGAGGCTGTTgagttatttgttttgaattgtcTGCGGTTGAGAGCGTTACATGTTGAAGATAGCAAGGTTTCAGATGTTTCCAGGTCTTGGTCTTCGAAGAAATTCATTGCAGTTGTTGCTGTTTGA